One Brassica napus cultivar Da-Ae chromosome A5, Da-Ae, whole genome shotgun sequence DNA window includes the following coding sequences:
- the LOC125609191 gene encoding lamin-like protein translates to MARIALMAAVVVVVFLAAGLVSGVAAKKWTVGDNKFWNPNVNYTVWAQDKHFYFDDWLYFVYERNQYNVIEVNETNYISCNSDNPIANWSRGSGRDVVHLNVTRPYYLISGYGGGCYAGMKLSVLVEKPPLPPAPAPTKNNARRAMTVSPFAPQFVIPAAVFAAIGLMWDNVVLPFW, encoded by the exons ATGGCGAGAATTGCTTTGATGGCTGCGGTAGTGGTGGTGGTTTTCCTTGCGGCAGGGCTGGTGAGTGGAGTGGCGGCGAAGAAATGGACGGTGGGAGATAACAAGTTCTGGAATCCCAATGTCAATTATACCGTTTGGGCTCAGGACAAACATTTCTACTTCGACGACTGGCTCT ATTTTGTGTACGAGAGAAACCAATACAACGTTATTGAAGTGAACGAGACCAACTACATTAGCTGCAATTCCGATAACCCCATCGCTAACTGGAGTCGTGGATCCGGAAGGGACGTCGTTCATCTCAATGTGACCAGACCTTACTACCTCATCAGCGGTTATGGTGGTGGATGTTACGCCGGTATGAAGCTCTCTGTTTTAGTTGAGAAACCGCCTCTTCCACCAGCTCCAGCACCTACCAAAAACAATGCAAGAAGAGCCATGACCGTCTCACCTTTTGCTCCTCAGTTTGTTATTCCGGCAGCTGTTTTTGCAGCAATAGGGTTAATGTGGGACAATGTGGTACTACCCTTTTGGTAA